TCTGTGAAGTAGTTACGCTCTGCAATAAGAACGCTTTTTTTGCAAAGTCCATGGCAATTTGTTTGTCGTGGACTTTTTGCTATTGTGTATGTTTTGGGAGTGCGTTAAAAATGCGCGCTGTCCGTTTATACCTGTTCTGCTTTTTAGGCGAGAGGTTCTGCGAGCAGAGCGAAGGGCTCGGCACCGGTGATGCGGACGCGGAGCGTTTGCCCGGCAGGGAAAGTGCCTTGTAATGCGACGGGGCGGTAGGCCTCGTTGCGGGCGATTGTGGTTCCGGCGCGGTAGCCGGGCTTTTCGGTGACGACGATGCATTCGTCGCCAATCCATTCGCGGTTGTTCTCGAGAGCGATTTGCTGGAACGCTTCGGCGAGAATAGCTGAACGCTCGTGCTTGATATCGTCGGGGACCGCTTGGTTGGATGCTGTTTCGAGACGCGCGGCGACGGTGCCTGGGCGCGCGACAAAACGCGTGATGTTGCAGACGGTCGGGCGAGTTTCTTTCAAAAGCTTTAACGTATCGTTGAAATCTGCGGCAGTTTCGCCGGGATAGCCGACGATAAGATCGGTGCTGAGCGTGAACTTGCGGAATCGCTCGGTAAAGGCGTGGGCGAGGGTTGCGTAGTCGCGTGCTGTGTGGCGACGGTTCATCGCCTTGAGCACGTTTTCGCTGCCGCTCTGGACGGGAATGTGGATGAACTTGTAAATGCGATTATCCGTGAAGCAATCCAAAAGCGCTTCTTGATAGCCGAGGACATGGCGCGGATTGCCCATGCCGAGGCGGATGCGGTAATTGCCGTTCACGTGCGTGAGGATTCTTTGCGTGAGTTCAGCGAGATTCGTGCCGATGTCAAAACCGTAGCAGGCGCAGTCTTGGCCGGTGAGCTGGATCTCGAGGCAACCGTCATCGACGAGCGCTTGGACTTGATCTACGATAGTTTGGGGCGCAAAGCTGTGGAGGCGGCCTTTGACGAGATGCGTGCTGCAGAAGGCGCAAGCGTCGAGACAGCCTTCTTCGATGTTCACGATGCCGACGAACGGGGATTCGCGAAGGACATTGCGAGAATTTGCGGAATGCGCCGAATCTTCAAGTTCTTTTAGGCTTGTAAATTGAACGCTTGGGACGGCGCGGAGAGCTTCTTCGCGGAAGTCCTTGGGGGCGCAACCCGTGATGTATATAGGAACGCCTGGAAATGTGCTCGCTGCTTTGCGCAGAAGCTTCATGGCGCCCGCGTTGCCTTTGACCGTGCAAACGTTCAAGTAAAAAGCTTCGGGCTTTTCAGTGCGAAAGTCCACGGGATTCGCGGCGCTTGTGGAATTCTCGGCATTTTCAAGATTCGCGGGCGTCTTGGAAGAAAAACTCGCTGCTCTTGTGGAATGCGCCGGCTTCGCTTCCGGAAACTCGAACGTGACTTCGGATTTTTGCGAGAGAATGCGCGCAATCTTTTCACCGTCACCGAAATTTGCGGCACAGCCCTGGCTTAAAACGACTATCATCTCTTGAATTTTTCCAGCGTGATGCCGGGGTAATAGTGCGTTAAAATCTGGATGTAGCTTTGACCGGCCTGTGCGCGAGCGCGAGCGCCCATTTGGCAAAGCCCAACGCCATGCCCGAATCCCTTGCCCTTGAGAATCCATTCATTCCCGTTCTTGTGGATGCGGAAAAAGCTGGAGGGGAGGATGGTGCCACCGCGCTTGAAAAGCCAGCGGATTTTGTCTGCTTTGGCAGTGAAAGAACCGTTGTTCGTTTCGATGACGAGCGTGTGGATGCGACCGCTCTTGAGCGTGTCTTGAATGTGCATCGACTTGATGCTCGAAAAACTCGGGACGTTTGCTTTCGCTTCTTTTGCGTTTATCTGGAATAAATCGCGAAGTTCATCTTCGGTGAATTCACGAGTCCATTCGGTGTAGTTGGATTCGCGGCACCACGGCGTTCCGTCGGGGCGGAGGTCGGGCTTGTTTTTGAGGTAGGGGTGGTCTGGGCGACCCCAGGTGGCAACGCCTTCGGTTTCGCCACCGCAAGTGGAATGGTAATAGGCGGTGATGAATTCTCCGTTGTACGTCATCACGACGCCTTCGGTTTCACGGACGGCTTTGTCTGTAAGTGCCGTGGCGCTGTGGAGACCTTTGTAGACTTGGTCGCGCGTGTCGGCGTAAACGTCAAAGCCTTGTGCGACTCGGCTGCCGAAGTGCTTGTACGCGTAGGTACGTGCGGCAACAGCTTGTGCCTTGAGCGCTTCGAACTTGGATTCGTCGAGTTTGCCGATTTCGTAAGGAACGACGCCACGCAAGTAATCTTCTATGTCGATGACGTTGATGGCGTTTAGCTTGTTGCCATTAGCGGTGACGATAAATTCGCCGTTGTAGCAGGCTTTATTGAGCCCAGCCTTGTCTGTTGCGATGGCGATGCAATCGCTAGCAGAAGTGCCCGTGGCTTTGAAAACGCGTCGGTCAGCGGTTTGCTGGCGCTTTGATTTTGTCTTGATTTTAAGTTTGCCTTTAGAGGCGGTGATGTGCAGTTCTTCGTTCTTTTGACGGACGAAAATGTTTGGCACACCGACAAAGACGCCCACCTGGATAGGGCGGTTGAGATCTTTGGCGATTTTTTGAGGAACGATGGTCTGCTCGGATACGCTGTTTGCTTCGATCGGGCTATACTCAGAATTGCCGGCCGCAAGAGATGAGGTCGCCAAAGAGAGTGTCGTCAAAGCAACTGCTGAAAATATCTGGAGCAGGCCCATGGACCTTATTTCTTTTTGAGCTTCGCCTGGGTTTCTTTTGCCATTTTGCGGAGCTTGGACTGATTCATCGTGCGGTCCGACGTCGAGATCTTATCGACAAAGAGGTCGCCGTTGAGGTGGTCGCATTCGTGCTGGATACAGCGGGCGAACAGACCTTCGCAGTTATGAATTTCCTGGGCTTCACCATTGATGTCAAAGAAACGAACTGTCACGCGGTCCGGACGGACAACGTTGCAGAAAATTTCCGGGAGGGAGAGGCAACCTTCATCGTAATCGACGTTCTTGGCATCCGGTTCAGCTTCCCATTCGGGGTTGAACATGATGTAGGGGCGAGGATCTTCTTCGCCTGGGATGGCGGTGTCGATGACCACGAGACGGATGTTCTTGCCAATCTGCGGGGCGGCAAGGCCGCAGCCCGGAGCATCGTACATGGTTTCGAGCATGTCTTTGGCGAGCTGGCGGAGTTCCGGCGTGATTTCGGTGATGGGTTCGCACTTTTTGCGAAGCACCGGGTCACCGTAAATTCTGATGGGGAGAATGGCCATGATTACTTCTTTTCTTCGGCTTTAGCGGAAGTGTCGTTGTTGATGACGCGGAGAATGGCAGCCTTTTCGAATTCGATGGTGGAGGTGCCAGTGCGGAGCGTGATGATGTTTTCTTCCATGCTAGCGATGGTGCCGATGATGCCAGCGGCTGTCATGACCTTGTCGCCCTTCTTGAGCTGCTTGCGCATTTCGTCCATC
The DNA window shown above is from Fibrobacter sp. UWB2 and carries:
- a CDS encoding SpoIID/LytB domain-containing protein yields the protein MGLLQIFSAVALTTLSLATSSLAAGNSEYSPIEANSVSEQTIVPQKIAKDLNRPIQVGVFVGVPNIFVRQKNEELHITASKGKLKIKTKSKRQQTADRRVFKATGTSASDCIAIATDKAGLNKACYNGEFIVTANGNKLNAINVIDIEDYLRGVVPYEIGKLDESKFEALKAQAVAARTYAYKHFGSRVAQGFDVYADTRDQVYKGLHSATALTDKAVRETEGVVMTYNGEFITAYYHSTCGGETEGVATWGRPDHPYLKNKPDLRPDGTPWCRESNYTEWTREFTEDELRDLFQINAKEAKANVPSFSSIKSMHIQDTLKSGRIHTLVIETNNGSFTAKADKIRWLFKRGGTILPSSFFRIHKNGNEWILKGKGFGHGVGLCQMGARARAQAGQSYIQILTHYYPGITLEKFKR
- the def gene encoding peptide deformylase, producing the protein MAILPIRIYGDPVLRKKCEPITEITPELRQLAKDMLETMYDAPGCGLAAPQIGKNIRLVVIDTAIPGEEDPRPYIMFNPEWEAEPDAKNVDYDEGCLSLPEIFCNVVRPDRVTVRFFDINGEAQEIHNCEGLFARCIQHECDHLNGDLFVDKISTSDRTMNQSKLRKMAKETQAKLKKK
- a CDS encoding MiaB/RimO family radical SAM methylthiotransferase, which encodes MIVVLSQGCAANFGDGEKIARILSQKSEVTFEFPEAKPAHSTRAASFSSKTPANLENAENSTSAANPVDFRTEKPEAFYLNVCTVKGNAGAMKLLRKAASTFPGVPIYITGCAPKDFREEALRAVPSVQFTSLKELEDSAHSANSRNVLRESPFVGIVNIEEGCLDACAFCSTHLVKGRLHSFAPQTIVDQVQALVDDGCLEIQLTGQDCACYGFDIGTNLAELTQRILTHVNGNYRIRLGMGNPRHVLGYQEALLDCFTDNRIYKFIHIPVQSGSENVLKAMNRRHTARDYATLAHAFTERFRKFTLSTDLIVGYPGETAADFNDTLKLLKETRPTVCNITRFVARPGTVAARLETASNQAVPDDIKHERSAILAEAFQQIALENNREWIGDECIVVTEKPGYRAGTTIARNEAYRPVALQGTFPAGQTLRVRITGAEPFALLAEPLA
- the yajC gene encoding preprotein translocase subunit YajC — its product is MKLSALLVTLSSIAAFAQDAAQPEQPGALASFLPLILLFVVMWLFFIRPKQKEMKQMDEMRKQLKKGDKVMTAAGIIGTIASMEENIITLRTGTSTIEFEKAAILRVINNDTSAKAEEKK